The DNA segment AATTTTACCTTTTATTCGGGGCGTTTTACTATTTGGGTTATATTCATTTTTTAACTTATTCCTCTGCCGACTTTACAAACGAAACAGAAAGTGCCCCCAAAACCATGATGACACCTGCCAGTACCAGGATATAAACCCCCTGGTTACCAAAAAAAGTGCGCAATATGGGGCCGCCGATAACGCCACTCAAAATTTGTGGCACTACCACCGTAAGGTTAAAAAGGCCCATGTAAATCCCCATTCTCTTGGGAGGTAGAACGCCCGATAAAATAGCATACGGCATGGATAGTATGGCCGCCCAAGCCATTCCGATACCTATCATGGGTATCAGCAAATAATACTGGTTGCTAAAAAAGAAGATGCTTATAAAGCTTAGTCCTCCAAGCAAAAGAGACCCGCCATAAACTAACTTGCGGCTGGTCCATGAAATTAATTTGGGTAGTACAATAGAATATAGGGCGGCAACTAAACTGTAGGCCGCAAAGCATATACCCACCCAGTTTCCGGCTTCGTCAAAAGCCTCGCGTAGTGCCTGGTCCGTATTTTGGCTGGCATTATAATCTATGGGAACGCCAAAGTAATGTTGCGATATGGCGGTGGTGGAATACACCCATAGCAAGAAAAGCGGAAACCACGAAAAGAGCTGAACAAGCGAGAGTTGGCGCATCACCTTGGGCGTAGTTTTTAACAACTGCCAAAAATTCTCCTTTTTCTCCTTGTCTTCTGTTGTGATGTTTTTGTAGGCTTCGTATTCGGCGGGTGGATATTCTTTTGTTTTAAATACCGTAACCAACACACTAAGCAGCAATAATGCGCCACCAATGTAAAAGGACCAAATGACCGAGGGAGCCACTTTTCCGGCATCGGCAACATTGGATATACCGCCAGCGGTTAAAACAAAGGGTAATGCAGAACCTATTACAGCACCAAAGTTGATTAAAAAACTCTGTACCGAATAGCCCACATTGCGTTGCTCATCCGGCGTCATGTCAGCCACCAGGGCTCTAAAAGGTTGAAAGGTAACATTAAAAGATCCATCCATGAGCGCCAACATCACTACACCAAAAGCCAGCGCAGCAACCCCTCCGGCCTTAAATACCAGTGGGGCGTTGGGCATAAAAAACATGGCTATCATCGAAACTATAGCGCCACCCAATATGTAGGGTGAGCGACGACCAATGCGGGTCCAGGTTTTATCACTGGCAGCTCCAACTATAGGTTGTACTAACAGTCCCATTATAGGTGCTACTAACCAAAAAAAGGATAAGTTGTGGGGATCGGCACCCAGACTGGTTAAAATTCTGCTGGCATTGGCGTTTTGCAATGCAAAGCCAAATTGTACTCCCAGGAAACCGAAACTTAAGTTCCATATTTGCCAAAAGGATAATCGGGGCATTTTCTTCATAAAGCAAAAGTTAATTACATGGTTACTGTGCAGCCTATATGCGTGGCCGCTTGTAATAGTGGTTAGTACATTAATATTGTACCCACCGTTTTTTTTGCCCAAGGTAAAAAAATGCGTAACAAGTTCCGGAACCGGAACGGGTTAAGTTATTCTATATTAACTTTTAATCAAACATATCCTATTAAAGGATGATGTATGGATAAGTAGTAAATCGTGTCCAATGATTTAAAATCTGTTACAAATATACAATATAAACACCAATAACCTAAACACTTAAAACATGAAATAACATAAAAAAGACAGCCTAATATTGGCTTTTGGTATATTGCAACCGTTTGCATTAAACGTAAATGGAAGGTGAAAATAATTAAAAATAATTGTAAGTTTTTTTGTAAGGTGTTTTGCAAACGGTTGCAGGAAAAGGCAAGGCTCACAGTTTAAAGCATTATTACAACCAACGGCGACTCTTCCCCTTCCAGTTTTTTGGAAGGGGAAGTACTGCGACGCAGTTGCAGGGATGGGGATTAATACAGCTCCTTTAAGTGCTTATTTTTTGGCGGCAAAGCATAAAACCACCCCGTTGCGAGATATACCTGGCTATAACTTACCTCATTTCGCTGTAAATCAAAGCCATCTTTTACCCGTCATGCCCAAAGTGCTCAAAGAGTGGTTTTCCAATCCCTCCCCCATTCGGGGGAGTTTGGAGGGGGCTCTAATCCCTCATCTTAGTAGTTGATTCCCTAATTCTTAAAACCGGGGTAAGGACTTTTGTTTGTGGAATATGAACTTCACCTTCGTCTTCCATTTGTTTCATAAGGAGCTGAACAGCTTCTTTGCCCATTTCACTTCCTTTTTGTTCAACAGTAGATAGAGCCGGGTACACGATGGTAGCATTGGGGCCGTCACCAAAACCGATAACGGAGATTTGATCGGGCACTTCATAACCGTTTTTCATTAATATTTGCATAGCGGCAATGGCAGTAGAGTCGTTAACGGTAAATATGCCGTCTATTTGATTCGCAATTTGTAGTATTTTTCCGGCATTGGCATATACTTCATCTTGTGTGTCGCATTTTATTACCAGATTAGGATCGAAGGCTATGCCATTTTCCTTCAAGGCATCCCTGTATCCCTCCAAACGTTTTTGACCTATCAAAAGATTTTGCGGCCCTGCCAGATGAAGAATTTTTTTACATCCTATGGCCATTAAATGGTGTGTGGCAATTTTTGCCCCGGTAAAATCATCAATAAGCACCTTATCGGTTTCAATGCTTTCCGGTGCCCGGTCGAAAAAAACAACGGGAATCCCTTGGTCTATGATACTTTGTATATGATCCAAATCGTAGGTTGTTTTGCTCAATGATATTAATATCCCATCCACCCGATTGTCAATCAATGCTTGAGCATTGATTACTTCGCGTTCGTATTCTTCGTTCGATTGGCAAATCATTACATTATAGCCGGCAGCGTAGGCCACCTTATCTATACCGGCCAACACCGAAGAAAAAAAATGATGAACCAATTCGGGCAATATGATACCAATCGTATTGGTTTTACTGCGTCGTAAGTTTAAGGCTAAAGCATTGGGTCGATAATGTACCTTTTTGGCAAAATTCTGCACCAACTGTTTGGTACGGGGACTAATATCGGGATGATCTTTTAATGCCCTGGAAACGGTAGACGCAGAAATACCTAATGTTTTTGCAATATCTTTTATAGTTATAGGAGGTGTTGCCATTTGTGTGTTGAAATTATTTACTGTTGTCTGGTTAAAAATACAATAATTGTTCATAATAATGCCGTATTAGCAAATCATTATTCAACATATATTGATAAGGCCTTCAACAATCCCCACTATCCGGCGAGAATAAAGCCCGTATTGCTTAACAGCTCTTTAACATTTCGACTGCTAATTTCACTAATTACACCAATTTTTAAAACTGCAATAGTAAAAATTCAGGTAATTCATGTGCTTAGCGGCCAAACAAAAACATGTTGTGCAACATGCTTATTTTTCGCAAACGGTTTCGCAAACGGTTTCGCAAACGTTTGCGTTAAAAAATGTAACAAAAGCAACTCGCGATGTTAATAAATGTTTAATATCGACAGATATTTGTACTATGTTTGTATTGTCCAAAAAGTAAATAAAATGTTTAAAAACAGGAGCTTACTCTTGTTGATTAAGTTATTAAGTAACTGAACGCAGTTACTTCCATTGTTTTAAAATCTTAATAAAATAATCATGTTTTTTTAATGTTAAATCTTTAGTTTTATGATTAAATCATTTCGTTTCAGCAAAGTCGTGCTGGCACTGGCAGGTTTGTTTATGATAACAACGGTTGCCATGGCTCAGCAAAT comes from the Saccharicrinis carchari genome and includes:
- a CDS encoding MFS transporter: MKKMPRLSFWQIWNLSFGFLGVQFGFALQNANASRILTSLGADPHNLSFFWLVAPIMGLLVQPIVGAASDKTWTRIGRRSPYILGGAIVSMIAMFFMPNAPLVFKAGGVAALAFGVVMLALMDGSFNVTFQPFRALVADMTPDEQRNVGYSVQSFLINFGAVIGSALPFVLTAGGISNVADAGKVAPSVIWSFYIGGALLLLSVLVTVFKTKEYPPAEYEAYKNITTEDKEKKENFWQLLKTTPKVMRQLSLVQLFSWFPLFLLWVYSTTAISQHYFGVPIDYNASQNTDQALREAFDEAGNWVGICFAAYSLVAALYSIVLPKLISWTSRKLVYGGSLLLGGLSFISIFFFSNQYYLLIPMIGIGMAWAAILSMPYAILSGVLPPKRMGIYMGLFNLTVVVPQILSGVIGGPILRTFFGNQGVYILVLAGVIMVLGALSVSFVKSAEE
- a CDS encoding LacI family DNA-binding transcriptional regulator codes for the protein MNNYCIFNQTTVNNFNTQMATPPITIKDIAKTLGISASTVSRALKDHPDISPRTKQLVQNFAKKVHYRPNALALNLRRSKTNTIGIILPELVHHFFSSVLAGIDKVAYAAGYNVMICQSNEEYEREVINAQALIDNRVDGILISLSKTTYDLDHIQSIIDQGIPVVFFDRAPESIETDKVLIDDFTGAKIATHHLMAIGCKKILHLAGPQNLLIGQKRLEGYRDALKENGIAFDPNLVIKCDTQDEVYANAGKILQIANQIDGIFTVNDSTAIAAMQILMKNGYEVPDQISVIGFGDGPNATIVYPALSTVEQKGSEMGKEAVQLLMKQMEDEGEVHIPQTKVLTPVLRIRESTTKMRD